The sequence TATCTCAACTCCCGTTATCCAAATTTGGGAAGGCGTTTTGGCGCTGCCGATCATTGGCACCCTGGACAGCTCACGGACGCAAGTTGTGATGGAAAACCTGCTCCAGAAAATCGTTGATACGGGTAGCAGCATTGCTATTCTGGATATTTCCGGCGTACCAGCGGTGGACTCACTGGTCGCACAGCATTTAATTAAAACGGTTAGTGCAACTCGGCTGATGGGGGCAGAATGCATTATTAGTGGTATCCGCCCTGAAATTGCCCAAACCGTGGTCCATCTGGGCATCGATCTGTCGAATATCGTTACCAAGGCTTCCCTGGCTAGCGCCCTCAAACATGCCTTCAGTATGAACAAGCTGATTGTCAAGCGACTGGAGTCGGACAAAAAGGCTTTTTAATGCAGCTTGGACATGGATAAAATCCCCATCCTTCGAATGGGATCGTTTTTACTGGTCACCATTCAAGTCGATCTCTATGACCGATTGGCCTTAAATCTGGAAAATGATCTGGTCCAGATGGTCTACCAAACCGGAGCCCGTGGTGTACTCATCGATATTTCAGCGGTTTCTATCGTCGATTCATTTATGGGCCGCATTTTGGGCAACATTGCCAGCATGACCCGGGTGCTGGACGCCGAAACCGTCGTAGTCGGTATGCAGCCAGCTGTAGCTATTACGCTGATTGAACTAGGCTTATCCCTAAAGGGAGTCCACACCGCTCTGGATGTTGAACGCGGAATGGCCTTGCTACAAACACAGTATGGCCTGCACACTCAATCAGCCGACGACGATGTGGATGAGCTTGAGTAGGGACAAGATGACCATTACTCGGGAGCAGGACATGGTTCCCTTTCGAAATCGGGTCAAAGAAGCGGCTGTCAAGATTGGCATGGGCCTGGTTAATCAAACCAAACTCATCACGGCCGCCAGTGAACTGTTTCGGAATATGATTCGCTACGCGGGTAAAGGTGAGGTGCTGATTGAAGTGATTAGTAAGGGGCGCGAAAGCGGTATCCGGCTCACCTTTTCCGATCAGGGACCGGGTATCGCTGACATAGCCTTAGCCATGCAGGACGGTTACTCTACGGGTAAAAGCCTAGGACTGGGTTTACCCGGCACCAAACGCCTGGTGAATGAATTTACTCTTCAAAGTACGCTTGGTCAGGGCACAACAATCACTATTGTCAAATGGAAGAATGGATAACACGCCCCACGTACGATTTCAGGCTCGGGATCGGAGTTACCTTGCCCTGATCAAAAAAGGAGTCAGTCGCATGGCTGGTGAGATCGGTTTTCACACCCAACGATTGCATGAAATTGACCTGATTGTCGCCGAGATGGTGTCCAATCTAATTAAACATGCCGGGGGAGGTGATCTACTGGTTCGCCCCTTCCGCACGTCCGCAAATGCGGGTCTTGAACTAATTAGCATCGACAGCGGACCCGGTATGGCCGATCCGGCCAGGATGATGCAGGACGGGGTGTCCACCACAGGTACTCTAGGCAATGGGTTGGGGGCGATTCATCGGTTAGCTGATCAAGCCCAGCTCTATTCCCTGAGAGGCTGGGGCACCATTCTGTTGGCGCGCATTTTTACACACCCTCAAATAGCCGCGGCACCTGGTTTTGAGTTTCGCTCGCTGCTAGTACCCATGCCAGGCGAAGAGGTCTGTGGCGATGGCTTTTACGTCAAAAGAACGACTGATCACCTTAAACTTTTTCTGGGAGATGGGCTAGGCCACGGTCCAGAGGCTCACCGAGCTGTGCAGGAGGCTATCAAGGCCTTTCGGCTTTGCGCTGATCATCGCCCAGTTGATATTATTCGGCATATGCACCGGGCGGTCAACAAAACCCGGGGATTGGTGGGATCCGTTGTTGTTTATGATGTCACCAGCCGCCAGTGGAACTGGTGTGGGGTGGGGAATATAGCGTCTCGAATTCTTCATTTGTCGGTTACCAAGAATCTAATGCCTTATAATGGGATTATTGGGTTAAACTTACCGGCCACCATGCATGATCATGTCTTACCGCTTGAACGGGGCCAACTGCTCGTGATGTGTTCCGATGGACTGCAATCCCGCTGGGATCATGCTAAATATCCGCTGATTCACCGGTATGACCTCGCTATTCTAGCCGCTGCGTTATACAAGGATTATGCCCGCCAAACCGATGACACATCGGTCTTTATTGGTCGTTTCGTTAACTAAGTTTTTATGGAGGAACTCATTCGCGTTGCCCTGGAGAACGACATGGACCTGATTGTGGCTCATAAGCGGAGTATGCGACTGGCTGAATTAGCAGGTCTGTCTCTGGCGGCTCAGACCACTTTTGCCACGGCCGTCTCGGAAGTGGCTCGGTACGCGATGGAGCAGGGAACAAAGCCGGTACTAATCCTGAGCGTGCTGGCTTCGCCCAAACACCACTCGTTAGTAGCAGCCGTCGAAGATGACCAGTTAGTCGTCGCTAACCCGCTAAACCAGGGCTTGCTTTACGCCCAGCGGCTAGTGGAAAAACTGGAAATCACCAATGCTGGTAGTGGCAGCCGAATCACGGTCTATTATAGCCTACCAACCTCCCGTAAACTAAACCCTACCCGGTTTACGGACTGGCGGTTCCAATTTACTGCCGATCAGCCGGTATCGGCCTATGAGGAGATCAAGCATAAAAATGAGCAGTTAAAAGAATTGGCGCTCCGCTTGCAGGACAGTGAGCAGCACTATAAGCGGGTAACTGACTCACTCCCATTGATGATCTTCACGGCTAATCAATTGGGTCAGTTGCTCTACGCCAATGCCTGGGTCAATGAATTTACGGGCGCTACCCTACAACTGCTCAACCAAACCAAATGGAGTACAGTTATCCATCCCGATGAGCAGGCTGGATTTTGGCAGCATTGGACCCAGCAGGCAGTCAAGGGACTACCCTTTACCTACGAATGCCGGCTACGACAGGCTGGAGCTGATATGTATCAGTGGCACCTGTTCACGGCCCAACCGATTAAAAGCGATCCAGGCAAGATAGCTGCCTGGACAGGTTTTGTGGTCAATATTGATGCACAAAAAATTGTCGGACAAACCTTGCAGGCTAACCAGGAATTAATCCAGGCCAAAGCCAATCTGGAGAGATACCAGAAGGAACTGGAAATAACCGTTAGTGAGCTCAATCGCAGTAATGCCGAACTGACCCAGTTCGCCTATATAGCCTCGCATGACTTACAGGAACCCCTGCGCAAGATTCAGACTTTCAGCGATTTACTGGTTCTTCAATATGGCAAAAATCTGGGGGCTGCGGGTACGGAACTCCTGAGCCGCATGCAGGCTTCTGCCGGCCGGATGCAAGCCCTGGTCAAAGACCTGCTAGCCTTTTCCCGACTAACCACTCAAACACCGTTTAAACACCTGAATCTTGACAAGCTGGTAGCTGCAGTGATCAGTGACTTAGAAGCCATCACTCAGCAGAAGCAGGCGACGATCAAGGTTGATTTACTGGGGGATATTCAGGGCAATGAGATCCAATTACGTCAGCTTTTTCAAAACCTAGTATCAAATGCGTTAAAATATTCTCGTCCTAATCATCCCCCAGTTATCCAAATTACAGCCACTGCGATAGCTGTGAATGACCTTCCGGTTACGCTGGTACCCATTGCACCCCCTTATTATATATCGATAGCTATTGAGGATAACGGCATTGGTTTTGATCAAAAATATGAGGATCGAATATTTCGGTTGTTTCAGCGCTTACATGGTCGAGGACAATATGAAGGCACCGGCATGGGGCTGGCCATCTGCAAAAAAGTGGTAGACAATCACCAGGGCTTTCTCCAGGTGCGCAGTGAGCCGGGAAAAGGATCAGTCTTTACGGTTTACCTGCCCAACTTCACCAAATAATTAAAATAGCTACTATATCCTCAGGTAAAAAGAAGTGTTTTGCCCGTTCGATGAACCAGTTTTGACTGAAATATAAGCTGTCATTGAAGTCCTCCCACTTCTCAACTCTTACGCACTTTGTATGGTTTGATTGTACAACGCACCTTTTTATAACAGATGTACTGTCATTCTCACGTAATTTCATGAATGAACATAAAGTGTATAAGTGGCCGTTTTCCAATCAAGTTAGTCAGCTCCTATCGACCGCTTCAACTTTACTCCCTGTTAAATAGATACCCGGGCCTGCATTCACTTGATCGTTTCGATTTGTCAGCTGGCTGTTTTGGGGATTACAAGCTGGGCGCAAGCGATTGCTATCCGATTTTCCCATTTGTCTGCCGAACAGTGACTTTCTCAAAATACAGTACTTTGAATCTGGCAGGCCAAAGAAGGCTTTCTCGGACTGGGAACAAGAGATGGCCTCAACAAGTATGATGGCTATTCATTTACCGTATATAAACCAGACCTCGCGGATCCAACCAATATATTTGGCCACAATGTAATTACGGGCATCAATGAAGATCGAGCCGGGCGAATGTGTCTTAGTTTCAGATTCAGTGAGCGGCAATCAGTGGAGATGCCCGTGGTTACCATCACGATAATCGTGGGGGCCGATATAAGAGAGTACTACATTTATAGGAAAGGTCTGTCGGCCAACTTCAGCTATCCTTGCCAGATGACTTCGGCCGAAACGACAATCTTACGTTATCGATCAGCCTGAGAACTACTCGGTGGTTCGATTATTCGGAAGATAGATCCGCAAGGCTACGTGACGATACCTACTCTCAAAAAACTGTTAGGTTCGCTGCTGAGGCAAAACTCAGATTCATGGTTGGCCTTTGTCGCTAAAAACCAAGACCTTTCAATAAGTAGCGGGGCGAGCTAATCATAAAACCAGGTTGTAGACCTATCGATGCGGTACAGACCCCGCTACCCTTTGAGGGCAGAACAGGAACCTATATGAATTTAAGCATTAGGCTTACCATCAACCTTTTGTGTATTCGTCGGGTCAATATAGGACAAAGCTAAAACCAGCAATAAAGCCAACAAACCCTTAAAGGCTCTTCTGCACAATGGCGCTATGTCAGCCATTCAGCACTCTGAAGAGCTAAAATCCTATTATGTTCGTAAAGTTGCTTAGATATTTGTCCAGTGTTTTGTTGCAAGTCCAATGCTTCCTTAGGAGTGGTTGTTCGTTCTGATGTGCTAACACTAGAGTCAGAAAACCACAGCTCATATGGAGCCACAGATGGTTGTAATTATTGATTCTGTTTTAATCAAGTTCTATTGGCATCATTCTATAGAAAAATCACCTCTCCTGTATGCAGGTCGTAGTAAGCACCTACGATTTTTATTTTCCCCTGCTCACTCATCTCTTTTAAGATGGGACTCCTCGATTTAATCGATTCAATCGTATTCAGGATATTGTTTTTGGCAACTAACTCCACAAAGGCATCATTCTTGGACGTCTTATCTCCTGTGAAATCCTGTGATCGAACAACAGCAGGCTTAATATTAGCCAGCATAGCTGTTATATTGCCTAATTGCACATCATCAATAGCAGCCTTGATAGCCCCACAAGATTCATGACCTAACACTAAAATCAGTTTAGCACCCGACACTTTGCAGCCAAACTCCATACTGCCCAATAAATCGCCGTTTACAAAATTGCCGGCCACTCGTCCAACGAAGAGATCGCCTATGCCTTTGTCGAATACATCCTCGACAGGAATACGACTGTCTAGACAGGATAGAATCACTGCTTTGGGAAACTGTCCCGCCGATGCACTTCGCACCAAAGCGGAATGATTTCTTGCCGTAATTTCATTCGCAACAAAACGTCTGTTGCCATCTTTCAGGCTATTTATAACCACATCCGGTGTTAAAGCCGCCTGCTCATCGGCGGTCAGCACTTTTTCGACGGGCGGGTTGGTGATCGTAATTAATGTCGTATCTACCTTATCCACGTCTTTGTTTTTACACGATTGAACCGAGACAGAAAAGGCTATAAGTGCAATGAGTAGACCAGATAGTTGTTTCATGGGCTTTGCTATAAAGTAATACTTATGTAAAGTGATGAGTGCATAGAAGCCTTCCTAGGGCTTACCCGGATACCCTAAAGCCGCCCGGGCCGCATAGGCTGCGTCATACATCGCCGTGAAGCATTTTTCAAACGTAGTGTCCCCATTCGGCCCCTGAGTAAGATCCCATAACGGCAGCATCGCCACCAGCGACACCTCGCTGGCTGGATCGTACGTCACCGTCGTCAGGTAGCCTGCAATGGCACCGTTATGGCCGTAACCCAGGTTGATTCGATAGGACGTACCCAACCCATAACTGGGATTAGCCGTCGATACCTCGGTTTGCAGCAGCTTGACCGTCTGGGATTGCAGGACATTTTCTCCCCGCATCAGCGAGCGCACATAGGTATTCAGGGCCGCCATGGTGCCGTAGCCGTTGCCTTCGCCTACGTGCGCACTCATGTTGACCGGGCCGAAGCCATCTACCCGGCCCGATGCTCGCCGGATCAGGCTGGCTACATTGGGTTGGGGCAACTGAATATCGCCAGCCTGGTAGGGAAATGAAATTGGCAGAGGCACCCGGCTAGCCGGTCCGGTGATGTGGTCAGACAGATAATCGGCAAAGGTTTTAGGCTGACCGCTTTTGAGCGAATAGACACGTTCGATGATCCGACTCAGGATGACGTAGCCCGTATTGCTATAGTGATAGCCGTTGCCGGGATCGAAGTAGCTGGACACCCGGGTTTTCTTATCGATGATCGGTTTAAGCATTTCCTCGACGGTGAACTGATGAGTTGAGTCCCGGGATAGATAATAATTGACGTAGCTACTGTTTAACTCCGGAATGGTATCATTATCCGTATCGTAGACCCCGGCACTGTGCTGAAGTAACTGCTCAATCGTGATCAGACTCTTATTAGGAATGTCCCAGTCGGGGCTGGCCGGTACGTA comes from Spirosoma aureum and encodes:
- a CDS encoding STAS domain-containing protein, which gives rise to MDKIPILRMGSFLLVTIQVDLYDRLALNLENDLVQMVYQTGARGVLIDISAVSIVDSFMGRILGNIASMTRVLDAETVVVGMQPAVAITLIELGLSLKGVHTALDVERGMALLQTQYGLHTQSADDDVDELE
- a CDS encoding anti-sigma regulatory factor, with translation MWMSLSRDKMTITREQDMVPFRNRVKEAAVKIGMGLVNQTKLITAASELFRNMIRYAGKGEVLIEVISKGRESGIRLTFSDQGPGIADIALAMQDGYSTGKSLGLGLPGTKRLVNEFTLQSTLGQGTTITIVKWKNG
- a CDS encoding ATP-binding SpoIIE family protein phosphatase — its product is MDNTPHVRFQARDRSYLALIKKGVSRMAGEIGFHTQRLHEIDLIVAEMVSNLIKHAGGGDLLVRPFRTSANAGLELISIDSGPGMADPARMMQDGVSTTGTLGNGLGAIHRLADQAQLYSLRGWGTILLARIFTHPQIAAAPGFEFRSLLVPMPGEEVCGDGFYVKRTTDHLKLFLGDGLGHGPEAHRAVQEAIKAFRLCADHRPVDIIRHMHRAVNKTRGLVGSVVVYDVTSRQWNWCGVGNIASRILHLSVTKNLMPYNGIIGLNLPATMHDHVLPLERGQLLVMCSDGLQSRWDHAKYPLIHRYDLAILAAALYKDYARQTDDTSVFIGRFVN
- a CDS encoding sensor histidine kinase — its product is MEELIRVALENDMDLIVAHKRSMRLAELAGLSLAAQTTFATAVSEVARYAMEQGTKPVLILSVLASPKHHSLVAAVEDDQLVVANPLNQGLLYAQRLVEKLEITNAGSGSRITVYYSLPTSRKLNPTRFTDWRFQFTADQPVSAYEEIKHKNEQLKELALRLQDSEQHYKRVTDSLPLMIFTANQLGQLLYANAWVNEFTGATLQLLNQTKWSTVIHPDEQAGFWQHWTQQAVKGLPFTYECRLRQAGADMYQWHLFTAQPIKSDPGKIAAWTGFVVNIDAQKIVGQTLQANQELIQAKANLERYQKELEITVSELNRSNAELTQFAYIASHDLQEPLRKIQTFSDLLVLQYGKNLGAAGTELLSRMQASAGRMQALVKDLLAFSRLTTQTPFKHLNLDKLVAAVISDLEAITQQKQATIKVDLLGDIQGNEIQLRQLFQNLVSNALKYSRPNHPPVIQITATAIAVNDLPVTLVPIAPPYYISIAIEDNGIGFDQKYEDRIFRLFQRLHGRGQYEGTGMGLAICKKVVDNHQGFLQVRSEPGKGSVFTVYLPNFTK
- a CDS encoding carbonic anhydrase family protein, with the protein product MKQLSGLLIALIAFSVSVQSCKNKDVDKVDTTLITITNPPVEKVLTADEQAALTPDVVINSLKDGNRRFVANEITARNHSALVRSASAGQFPKAVILSCLDSRIPVEDVFDKGIGDLFVGRVAGNFVNGDLLGSMEFGCKVSGAKLILVLGHESCGAIKAAIDDVQLGNITAMLANIKPAVVRSQDFTGDKTSKNDAFVELVAKNNILNTIESIKSRSPILKEMSEQGKIKIVGAYYDLHTGEVIFL
- a CDS encoding serine hydrolase domain-containing protein codes for the protein MTTFSFTRLSDRLNLLHTTTGTIIVHLLLTGGLAGLLFGCSFINLDDHRNSLDLKVQQAVDKVRLELEKSLGNTVPSMNVYLQTPTHTYFASSVPAGRQPLTPTTVYRFASVTKNFTATAIMKMHQDGWLDYKALITGLIPGSNQPYVPASPDWDIPNKSLITIEQLLQHSAGVYDTDNDTIPELNSSYVNYYLSRDSTHQFTVEEMLKPIIDKKTRVSSYFDPGNGYHYSNTGYVILSRIIERVYSLKSGQPKTFADYLSDHITGPASRVPLPISFPYQAGDIQLPQPNVASLIRRASGRVDGFGPVNMSAHVGEGNGYGTMAALNTYVRSLMRGENVLQSQTVKLLQTEVSTANPSYGLGTSYRINLGYGHNGAIAGYLTTVTYDPASEVSLVAMLPLWDLTQGPNGDTTFEKCFTAMYDAAYAARAALGYPGKP